The nucleotide window CACGGAGGAGAGCCGTGCCCAGTTTGGCCAGGCCCTGTCCCAGATGCTCGTGCTTACGGGGCAGGTCCGCGAGGCGCTCATCCGCCGGCAGATCGCCAAGTCGTTCAGCGAGATGGAATAAGGGAAAGGAACGGGAACGTGCCCAGCTTTGACTTCGAGAAACTCATCTACGACATCCCCGACTATCCCGAGCCCGGCGTGACCTTCAAGGACATCACGCCCCTCATGGCCGATCCCAAGGGCCTCGCGGCCGCCGTCGATGCCATCGCGGACCACTTTGCCGACCAGGGCGTGACCAAGGTCGTCGGTGCCGAGGCGCGCGGCTTCCTCATCGGCGCACCGGTGGCCTACCGCATGGGCGCTGGCTTCGTGCCCGCCCGCAAGCCGGGCAAGCTTCCACGCGAGGTGTACCGCGAGACCTACTCCCTCGAGTATGGCACCGACGAGCTCCAGATCCACCGGGACGCCATCGGAAGCGGTGACAGGGTCCTGATCGTGGATGACCTCGTTGCCACGGGCGGCACCGCCGTTGCCACCGCAAAGCTCGTCGAGAAGGCCGGGGCCACCCTGGTGGGCTTCTCCTTCATGCTCGAGCTTGCCTTCCTCAACCCCCGCAAGGCCATCTCCGAGTCGTACGGCCAGGAGCTCTTCACGCTGGTGCAGGCGGGCTAGGGTAGCGGGCCGTCTTGCCTGCGTTCGCCCAGCGACTTGCTCCCCCTACCGATGCGTGGGGCACATCCCTTGATTCGGTGACCATTATATGGATTGGAATTGTTACGCCGTACACGCCGTTAGACTGTAGCAATACGCGACGTAGGAAGGATTCCTATCATGTCTTTTAGCCCCAAGGCGCGCTTCGTCGGCCGCAAGGCTGTGACGGCAGGGCTCGCCATGGCCCTCACTCTGGGCACCTGCATACCCGTTGCGCACGCCGACACCGCGTCCGATCTGGCCGCAGCCTCCCAGCGGCTCGAGTCGCT belongs to Olsenella uli DSM 7084 and includes:
- a CDS encoding adenine phosphoribosyltransferase; translated protein: MPSFDFEKLIYDIPDYPEPGVTFKDITPLMADPKGLAAAVDAIADHFADQGVTKVVGAEARGFLIGAPVAYRMGAGFVPARKPGKLPREVYRETYSLEYGTDELQIHRDAIGSGDRVLIVDDLVATGGTAVATAKLVEKAGATLVGFSFMLELAFLNPRKAISESYGQELFTLVQAG